Genomic DNA from Sphingomonas hankookensis:
TCGTCACGCGAGGAAACCCTCGATCGCCCGGCACACCCCGTCCGCGCGAAGGACAACCGCGACGGGCAGGTCTCCTGGCTCGCGGGTCATCGCCTTGCCCGGCCTTCCCGGACCTTGGGTCCAGTGGCACACGGGGGAGCAAGGCTCGCCGGTCACAGTTGCGGGGGCAGCCCCGGATGGCGCGTCGCAAACGCGCTTCCGGGTTCCCTTTTCATCCCATTTCTGGGAACCTGTCGCATCCGCGCCCTTAGAGCGCATCGGGGCACAGGACAAGATGGCGACGACAACCCTGTTCGTGGGCGGCGCGCGCTCGGGCAAGAGCCGGCTGGCGCAGACGACGATGGAAGCGCTGCCGAGACCATGGACCTATCTCGCCACGGCGGAGGCGTGGGACGCGGAGATGGCCGACCGCATCACCCGCCACCGCGCGGATCGCGGACCCGGCTGGCGCACGGTCGAATGTCCGCTCGACCTGCCGCAGGCGATTGGTGCGGCTACGGGGCCGGTGCTCGTCGATTGCCTGACCTTGTGGCTGACCAATGTGATGCTGGGCGGGCATGACGTCGCGCGGCATAGCGCCGAGCTGATCGCGGCGATCGGCGCGGCGCGGCACCCGCTGATGCTGGTCAGCAACGAAGTGGGCCTGGGCATCGTGCCCGACCATCCGCTGGGCCGCGCGTTTCGCGACGAGGCGGGGCGGCTCAACCAGGCGGTGGCGGCGGCGGTCGACCGATGCTGGTTCGTGGTGGCGGGGATGGTGCTACCGCTCGCCTCCTTCTCCCCCGAAAACTGATCGTACCCCCGCGCAGGCGGGGGTCCAGAGCCAATAGCGCGCCGCCCGGTTACCCTGGATCCCCGCCTGCGCGGGGATACGTCATTGTTCCTTCACGACATTCCGCAACGGCGTCCACGCCACTTCGTACCGCGCATTATCCACCGGCCCGCTCGGCGCACGACCGTCGAACATGTTGTGGAGATACTGCATCCCCTGCCACGCCGGAAACACCTGGTCGCGCGCCGGGAACAGCCGTCGCGTCACCCCGATCATCCGCTCCAGCGCGCCGAGCGACCCGGCGCGCAACAGGCCATAGGGCTTGCCCGTCACCTCCCCCATCAACGCCGCCAGATCGCGCGCGCTGACCTCGGCGCCGGCGATCTGCAGGTTGCGCGGCGCGGCGGGGTCGAGTGCGGCGGCGGCGGTATAGGCCGCCACATCGTCCTTGGTCGTCAGCGCGAACTTCACGTCCGCGTCGCCCCAGTACAGCACGCGCCGCACCCGCCGCTGGATCAACGGCATCTGCCCGTTCAGCATGTCCGCGAACGCGCCGTTGAAGATCGACGTGGCCAGGATCGGCGCGGTGTCGATCCGCGTACGGAACGCGCGACGCAGGTCGAAATTGCGGTTCTTGCCGGTC
This window encodes:
- the cobU gene encoding bifunctional adenosylcobinamide kinase/adenosylcobinamide-phosphate guanylyltransferase, whose amino-acid sequence is MATTTLFVGGARSGKSRLAQTTMEALPRPWTYLATAEAWDAEMADRITRHRADRGPGWRTVECPLDLPQAIGAATGPVLVDCLTLWLTNVMLGGHDVARHSAELIAAIGAARHPLMLVSNEVGLGIVPDHPLGRAFRDEAGRLNQAVAAAVDRCWFVVAGMVLPLASFSPEN
- a CDS encoding NmrA family NAD(P)-binding protein, with translation MDTIIVAGATGDLGGRIAKAAVARGAKVRALVRPSTAAGRIAALASIGADPCPVDFDDAQALAHACRGVVCVVSALNGLGETILDTQTKLLDAALGGGAARFIPSDFSIDYRALPTGKNRNFDLRRAFRTRIDTAPILATSIFNGAFADMLNGQMPLIQRRVRRVLYWGDADVKFALTTKDDVAAYTAAAALDPAAPRNLQIAGAEVSARDLAALMGEVTGKPYGLLRAGSLGALERMIGVTRRLFPARDQVFPAWQGMQYLHNMFDGRAPSGPVDNARYEVAWTPLRNVVKEQ